The window gacattacttatcctgtactgatcctgagttacatcctgtattataccccagagctgcactcactattctgcagtcactgtgtacatacatgacattacttatcctgtactgaccctgagttacatcctgtattataccccagagctgcactcactattctgctgctggtgcagtcactgtgtacatacatgacattacttatcctgtactgatcctgagttacatcctgtattataccccagagctgcactcactattctgcagtcactgtgtacatacatctcAGGCTCAGCCCCTTTATCTAGGAAGGAATAAGATTCTCGGTTATTATTTTGTAGTTTAATATATAATCCCAGGTTACATACATCTTATACACAGCGCAGGGTTGCAGGAATCCGCcatcatacacatacataatacagtgtaataccccCGGACCCCCAGTATAATCTCATGGACCCCCGCTGCTCTGCAATAACCCGTATTCCTGAGGAAGCATCGAGCTGTTACTCTACTTTTACACTTTTGTTCAATCACAGCTTAAAGGGAGGCCGTCCTAATAACGACCACGCCCCCCCGAGTCAGCACAGCAGGAAGGTCTCGCTTTACAGCCTCTCATAATGTAAGTCAATGGTTTGGACTCAATCAACCGTTTTACACAATAGGAAATCATCAAGAGGCGTGTCTTGGGTGACCACTCCCACAGCTGCTCCTACTATCTTAAAGGGGCAGCGCAGGATTTGTCATGGTAGTCTTATTTCATAGACAGACTGACCAGTTTTAAGACCCCACAAGTCACTGTAGACTTTCAAGCGGACGTATAGTGTCCAAGTAAACAGCAATTGGTcaaaagtggacatcccctttaagtacctttatttcttttatagAAAATAAGTGAAATACACAATTTAGATAATAAATATATTCTGCAATGTGACGGTACCGGGCTCAGGGGGTCTATACCCCAGTTGAtcgctgctgccccctgctggacgtAGCACTACGTGTCATAGGAATGTACCACTCTGCAGGACAGGGGGAGCCGCCCACGTCTGAGCCCTAAATCCAGATCTGTGACTGGTCAGGAATGTCCAGTATACAGTATAGCGGGTATACAGCCTTCACTATATATAAGAGGTCATAGGGTAcatccctttaaccctttacagAATGCTGCACCCCTCCCCATGCACCGCAAGCAGCTACTaatacacccataatacctcccAAATATCACATAGTAAAAGCTCTTCATACCGAGAAGGAACCGCAGTGCAGGGAATATGTAACAAAGACAGACAAAGGGTTAATCCAGCATGagaaaaacagcgccactcttttcTATGGTCATATATGGTATTGCAGCATTCAAGTAAACAGCGAGTAGTGGTGCTTTAATAGAAAAATGTACCCAAtcctgaacaatccctttaaaaggaacctgtcagcaggagtgaccatacagactgcagccagtgttatgtattgtccctggagagatgtgtaatgagacctctgtgtatggtgtaagtagcagcaggactgtgatatatgaggattgtagcttctctaaatgcactagggttgtgtcctcacactgctttgctctgcgctctctgcagccaatgttaggtatTTAGGCGTTTATGTTGTtgtagcagaactgtgaaatctgaatttatattccagcagtggaaagggggtcctcacactgctgtgctctaagttcTCTGCCTTTCTTCACAGCTCCCCCACAATCTTACTTTTAGTGTTTGCAGCAGGCTACTACAACTTTTAATTGGATTATAGGAAAGGGACATTGGAGCATGCTgctcagtgcagagagcacagcagtgtggggacccGCCCTCAGGACACTTGGAGATGATTTAACCCTGgaatatatttcacagtcctgctgcaacaaACAACGTACACAaatatataattacacatctctccagggacaactcTGCTCTATGccactctggctgcagagagcaaagagcacagcagtgtgaggaaatgtcAGCCAGAAGCTGCAATtccagaatataaatccattaaatccacagtcctgctgctaataacacacacaaaggcctgattacacatccctccagggaaaTACCTAACCCTTGCATGCAATATgtttggtcacacctgctgacaggttccctttaagtaccatAAAACTTTCCAATATTCCAGTAAAAAGTTGTgctcagattctaaaaatatccAAACTTTTCTGTCTTTGGAAGAACAGGGAGTGTTTTCTCCAGTGTGTATCCAGAAGAAGACCTTCCATAAGCTCCTCCTAGAGGACAATTAACACTGAACTGTAATAAATAGGGAATATTTGGAGGCACCTCGGGCAGGTCGCCGCCTGAGGCACAGAAGGCGGAGCTGGGGGGATAGTGCAAGgctaaaatgcaattaaaaaaaagcgGAAAAAAAAACTCTTCAAGTTTTTCTTTGGTCGGCAGAACATCTGGAATACTTTGGTGGTCCAGGTCATTCATCGTCCTTATCTAGGGTCTCCTCACTGTCGCTGCTCTCCTCCTCTATCCTGGAGTGGAATCCCGCCAGGTCCAGATCCAAGAAGGTGGTGAGAAGTTTTGCCACCGCTTCCACATCACTGGTGGAGGAACAAGAGGAAGAATCAGCTGAGGAACCTCAACGCTTTCAACTACCGTGAAGTCACCACTCAAGAACTACTTACCTTCTACCTCCGAGTACCGCGCTCTGCGTGAGAGGGTGGGAGATGCCCGTCACAAGACGCAGGACAATGAGGTAGCCCTTGCCGAAATACCGCACCTTCTCCTCCTCAACGTTCACGTCTCGGATCTCTCTGATAagaaccaccactaggagggacATGGTCATACAGGTCCATCAAGAAGCTCTGGAGATACAACTGGCCTTGATACTTCAGCCTCACTACCTACCTTGCTCTTCGCCTCCATTACAAAACGTGAGTATTTTCTTGTACAAGTTGAAGGTCTTCAGGA is drawn from Engystomops pustulosus unplaced genomic scaffold, aEngPut4.maternal MAT_SCAFFOLD_732, whole genome shotgun sequence and contains these coding sequences:
- the LOC140112377 gene encoding cytochrome b-245 chaperone 1 homolog; the encoded protein is MYMQVENRTGTLLHLKRNPSIRSWSLLVGISSVGLAAAYYSSDSWAWKLFYVAGCLFVALQNLEEWEEAIFDKKAGKAVLKTFNLYKKILTFCNGGEEQVVVLIREIRDVNVEEEKVRYFGKGYLIVLRLVTGISHPLTQSAVLGGRSDVEAVAKLLTTFLDLDLAGFHSRIEEESSDSEETLDKDDE